A stretch of DNA from Verrucomicrobiales bacterium:
CGTTCCCCCGCATGCTCACCATCTCTGGACTCTGCAAACACTACGGTAGTCGCACCCTTTTTGAGGATGCCTCCCTCCAAATCACCCGCGGCGAGCGCATCGGACTGGTGGGACCCAACGGAGCGGGCAAGTCGACCCTGTTCCAGCTGGTGCTCGGCTTTGAAGGACCGGACGACGGCCAGATTGTCTTCGAACGCGGCACCCGGGTTGGCCACCTTCCCCAGGAGAGCCTGCCGGTCGAACATGAAACCGTGCTGGAATTGGCCACGACGCAGCGTCTCCATTTCCATTCGGACAGTGCCCAGACGCACGACGAATTCGAACATCCCGAGGATTATCAATCGGTCGTGAAGGCCAAGCGAATCCTCCGCGGACTCAGCTTTCGAGAAAAGGACTTCGACCGTCCGGCGCGCGAACTGAGCGGGGGCTGGATCATGCGAGCCCACCTGGCCCGCCTGCTCGTTCAAGAGCCCGACCTGCTCATGCTGGACGAGCCAACCAACCATCTCGATCTGGAGTCCCTCATCTGGCTTCAAGATTACCTGGTGAACTATCCCGGCGCGCTTCTGACCATCTCTCATGATAGGGAATTCCTGAATCGCTTGGTGGGAGGGATCGCCGAGATTCGCAACAGCCAACTGCTCCGCTATCGCGGCAACTACGACGAATACCTGGTTCAGCGTGAAGCCTTTGAGGAGCAGCAGCTGGCCGCGTATAAGAGCCAGCAGCGGGAGATCGAGAGGCTGATGCTGTTTGTCAACCGCTTCCGGGCCAAGAACACCAAGGCCGCCCAGGCGCAGAGCAAGCTGAAGCAGGTCGAGCGCATGGAGAAAATCGCCGCGCCGGAGGATGAATCCAAAGGGATTAAGTTCCGTTTTCCGCAGCCGGAGCGGAGCGGACAAAAGGTGATTACCCTGGCCAACATCCATCACTCCTACGGGCCCAACCCGGTTTACCAAGGGATGGAGTTCCAAGCGGAACGGGGGCAACGGATCGTGCTGGTAGGTCCCAACGGAGCCGGCAAATCGACGCTGCTTAAAATCCTCGCCGGCGTAGTCACGCCCCAGTC
This window harbors:
- a CDS encoding ABC-F family ATP-binding cassette domain-containing protein: MLTISGLCKHYGSRTLFEDASLQITRGERIGLVGPNGAGKSTLFQLVLGFEGPDDGQIVFERGTRVGHLPQESLPVEHETVLELATTQRLHFHSDSAQTHDEFEHPEDYQSVVKAKRILRGLSFREKDFDRPARELSGGWIMRAHLARLLVQEPDLLMLDEPTNHLDLESLIWLQDYLVNYPGALLTISHDREFLNRLVGGIAEIRNSQLLRYRGNYDEYLVQREAFEEQQLAAYKSQQREIERLMLFVNRFRAKNTKAAQAQSKLKQVERMEKIAAPEDESKGIKFRFPQPERSGQKVITLANIHHSYGPNPVYQGMEFQAERGQRIVLVGPNGAGKSTLLKILAGVVTPQSGTRELGYKVKFGYFAQHRVEMLQADRSVMEEALDTPQRVTEEFIRTVLGCFLFRGDDVFKPVKVLSGGEKSRLALVKLLLDPPNLLLMDEPTTHLDMASIEALIYALDQFEGTLIFISHDVFFIRALANHVIHVQDGVLTPYSGDYDYYLEKKAEKQAREQTRQAAVNPTGAGGGTKSAPKSKEDRRRQAEERQARSQERRELQAQVKNLETMIHELESKQALLTQELEQPETHQKSGRGFEISQELSTISDRLGALNVQWERAATQLSGLD